In one window of Episyrphus balteatus chromosome 3, idEpiBalt1.1, whole genome shotgun sequence DNA:
- the LOC129914124 gene encoding uncharacterized protein LOC129914124 has protein sequence MIKHFENTFIRGPSPSYSEDAASENAIPVGGEHQTSSENFLDQKFSTYTGGQMHHQQPHQMKGRNTFAFWTIVTLLLILTVGNLILTLTIIGVLRLGKGIQGMEMIPEEGVLKFYGLTDLDRIYNKCGGQIDGFTDVPVTITGDDGSVTVKINRNGQTHSKMIMDKEGIQFKGVNTFEIKDPNSGDAIFTTHRPHYNIPNGADNLQVKATSVSRITSPIGRPLTIQSENKIFVKGSEGINMDGLSALFTAEGSILMNSTQGATIMMAGDGVFLDMEKVPIINTEFGIRTGSVQYKICVCMPQGLLFRIAIPRTHNGPKISCAHFSSKHDPCA, from the coding sequence atgataaaacatTTCGAAAACACTTTCATTCGTGGTCCATCACCTTCATATTCTGAAGATGCAGCATCGGAAAATGCTATTCCCGTTGGGGGAGAACATCAGACGAGCTCGGAAAATTTTCTCGACCAAAAATTTTCCACATATACTGGAGGCCAAATGCACCATCAGCAACctcatcaaatgaaaggtcgtAACACTTTTGCCTTTTGGACAATAGTCACATTGCTTCTTATATTAACTGTTGGTAATCTAATCCTAACACTCACAATTATTGGTGTTTTGCGTTTGGGCAAAGGTATTCAAGGAATGGAAATGATACCCGAAGAGGGTGTTTTGAAATTCTACGGACTAACAGATTTGGATCGAATTTACAATAAATGCGGTGGCCAAATAGATGGATTTACTGATGTTCCAGTAACAATTACCGGTGACGACGGAAGTGTTACGGTCAAAATCAATCGAAATGGCCAAACACATAGTAAAATGATTATGGATAAGGAAGGAATTCAATTCAAAGGGGTTAATACCTTTGAAATTAAAGATCCAAATAGTGGTGATGCTATATTTACCACTCACCGACCTCATTATAATATTCCAAATGGTGCTGATAACTTACAAGTGAAGGCGACTAGTGTCAGTAGAATAACCAGTCCTATTGGACGTCCATTGACTATTCAAAGTGAGAATAAAATCTTTGTAAAAGGATCGGAAGGAATAAATATGGATGGACTAAGTGCATTGTTTACAGCTGAGGGGAGCATTTTAATGAATTCTACTCAGGGTGCAACTATAATGATGGCTGGAGATGGTGTTTTTCTAGACATGGAAAAGGTTCCAATTATAAATACCGAATTTGGTATTAGGACTGGAAGTGTTCAATATAAAATATGTGTTTGTATGCCACAAGGACTACTATTTCGCATAGCAATACCAAGAACACATAATGGACCGAAAATTTCCTGTGCTCATTTCAGTTCAAAGCATGATCCATGTGCTTAA
- the LOC129914122 gene encoding coiled-coil domain-containing protein 39 — protein sequence MSKNYIHDIALSMGLCLDKGLPMANEENKQLLLLIENLNEEKNLLQTNLQNFNERAQRLVTHAKNSEVTHAQNMKLIYAFQSDMRIEQHLYKIAERESSKLKIDLKEMQQEEAALCQYEDTTESDIKKRNKTIFDLSNRINWLKAALVEWRQCMNEGNEANKLIEKYCKDDQKKYLDVETKRRLLQNTINKERKRLIDFVEEQKSLEQNLDRTANLYRSSHAERRDMVDTWKTAVCQMNQREQDILQTEAEFERILGKCLKKESKLKMEENKLDEIIANNAEVEESIQQLNDETSDLKDRLQRLLDLVALRDNEVDILRKELQGLANRVQQQRQKNRQDVQRKSDKELELSQCIEGNNKLKKSHENLNNKNVNAQERLRVLEDMIQSEEHTKEKLSQETNRMNDLLYRTQQHLGKFKDDEKILEVENGGIRLNITAMEKNIKETQKYLSKQTESHYDMSLKAVLLERRIAKIKGTVVDPQEERQKLMELSKLETYFNEASKTLQALQSQSTKLESDMRNLTICFNNDMKEIEAMNFRIKEAQLYCEGGIKKISVTTRSNQEKIVELSILKMRVNEIENQITQCQDRAYNLDRHRLQMSKNIKERMVEANAQYDLMYLKRKHLLEELSTLKCDIGDRMIKIEATKARYELTSKLLGTNDDGSLVTATQMKIENAQEKQMLLEQGNALNANVLKAEQEIKAMEHTLALMNGSNEMYRRNFEELDEDAEDLQILKNQQTEYCHRLAQLKTLRNKISQVERQIESIEMEKEVLEETVQELLRKRLDNNELLTKVHKELLDQTVKIQRANREVKTAWKTARQRSFDSVFLSIYNKELDLQELEKRNTTALQLFADLIDNDLELAPHTTKMLYAKGIECPKARKCRTLGSWRGELSELSFASSKEIQSSRSSGSINSLAKMTTSTRPSVVSIDFPTSNLNNRK from the exons atgtctaaaaactACATCCATGACATAGCCCTTTCCATGGGCCTATGTCTTGATAAGGGCCTTCCAATGGCcaatgaagaaaataaacagCTCCTTCTTTTAATTGAAAACTTAAATGAAGAAAAGAACCTTCTGCAAACGAACttgcaaaatttcaatgaacGAGCACAAAGATTAGTTACACATGCTAAGAATTCTGAAGTAACTCATGCTCAAAATATG AAATTGATTTATGCCTTTCAATCGGATATGAGAATAGAACAACATTTGTATAAAATAGCTGAGCGTGAAAGTTCAAAGCTTAAGATTGACTTAAAGGAAATGCAACAAGAAGAAGCTGCACTTTGTCAATATGAAGATACAACAGAAA GTGacatcaaaaaaagaaacaagacCATATTTGACCTGAGTAACCGCATAAATTGGCTAAAGGCAGCTTTGGTCGAATGGCGTCAATGCATGAATGAGGGAAACGAGGCGAATAAACtcattgaaaaatattgcaaagatgatcaaaaaaaatatttggatgtTGAGACAAAACGTCGACTTCTCCAAAATACCATTAATAAAGAACGAAAGAGATTGATCGATTTTGTAGAAGAACAAAAATCCTTAGAACAAAATCTTGATCGGACTGCAAATCTGTATCGAAGTTCTCATGCTGAACGCAGAGATATGGTGGACACATGGAAGACTGCAGTTTGTCAAATGAATCAACGAGAACAAGATATACTACAAACAGAAGCTGAATTTGAACGTATTCTTGGAAAATGCCTGAAAAAAGAATCCAAGctaaaaatggaagaaaataaGTTAGATGAAATCATTGCTAATAATGCAGAAGTAGAAGAAAGCATTCAACAATTGAATGATGAAACTTCTGATTTAAAAGATAGGTTACAAAGGCTTCTCGATTTAGTGGCATTACGTGACAATGAG GTGGATATCCTTCGAAAGGAACTTCAAGGCTTGGCGAATAGGGTTCAGCAACAGCGACAGAAAAATCGACAAGATGTCCAACGCAAATCTGACAAAGAATTAGAACTATCACAATGCATTGAAGgaaataataaacttaaaaaaagtcatGAAAACCTCAATAATAAGAATGTGAATGCCCAAGAACGTCTTCGAGTTCTTGAGGATATGATTCAGTCAGAAGAACATACCAAAGAAAAACTTTCCCAAGAAACAAATCGTATGAACGATCTATTATACAGAACTCAGCAACATTTAGGGAAGTTTAAAGATGACGAAAAAATTCTagaa GTTGAAAATGGTGGTATTCGCTTGAATATCACAgctatggaaaaaaatattaaagaaacgCAGAAATACCTTAGTAAGCAAACGGAATCACATTACGATATG TCTTTGAAAGCAGTTCTTTTGGAAAGACGCATAGCCAAAATAAAGGGAACTGTAGTTGATCCTCAAGAAGAAAGGCAAAAACTAATGGAATTATCTAAATTGGAAACGTATTTCAATGAAGCTTCAAAAACATTGCAAGCTCTACAATCTCAAAGTACAAAATTAGAAAGCGATATGAgaaatttaacaatttgtttcaaTAATGATATGAAGGAAATCGAGGCTATG AACTTTAGAATTAAAGAAGCTCAACTTTACTGTGAAGGTGGTATAAAGAAAATCTCAGTAACTACTCGAAGTAACCAGGAAAAAATAGTTGAACtgagtattttaaaaatgcgcgtaaatgaaattgaaaatcaaattaCGCAATGTCAAGACAGAGCATATAATTTGGATCGACACAGACTTCAAATGTCTAAAAATATCAAAGAACGAATGGTTGAAGCAAATGCACAATATGATTTGATGTATCTTAAACGTAAGCATTTATTAGAAGAACTAAGCACATTGAAATGTGATATCGGTGATAGAATGATAAAGATTGAGGCCACAAAAGCCAGATATGAACTCACTTCGAAATTGCTTGGGACTAACGATGATGGTTCTTTAGTAACTGCTACTCAaatgaaaatcgaaaatgctcAAGAGAAGCAAATGCTTTTAGAGCAAGGTAATGCTCTTAATGCAAATGTATTAAAAGCTGAGCAAGAAATTAAAGCTATGGAACACACATTAGCACTGATGAATGGATCGAATGAAATGTATCGTCGAAATTTTGAGGAACTTGATGAAGATG CTGAAGACTTACAAATTCTTAAGAATCAACAAACTGAATACTGTCACCGGTTAGCACAGCTTAAAACTTTACGCAATAAAATATCACAAGTGGAACGACAAATTGAAAGCATAGAGATGGAAAAGGAAGTTTTAGAGGAAACAGTTCAGGAACTTCTAAGGAAGAG ACTTGATAACAACGAACTTCTCACCAAAGTTCACAAAGAACTTCTCGACCAAACTGTTAAAATTCAACGTGCAAATCGTGAAGTCAAAACTGCATGGAAAACAGCTCGTCAACGATCATTCGATTCAGTATTTCTATCGATTTACAACAAAGAATTAGATTTGCAAGAACTTGAAAAACGCAATACAACTGCTTTGCAATTGTTTGCCGATTTAATTGACAATGATTTGGAATTGGCTCCGCATACAACGAAAATGCTCTACGCCAAAGGTATTGAATGTCCAAAAGCTAGAAAATGTCGTACATTGGGCTCGTGGCGCGGAGAATTATCTGAATTATCATTTGCATCTTCGAAAG AAATTCAATCATCCCGATCAAGTGGCTCAATTAATTCTCTAGCCAAAATGACAACTTCCACTCGACCAAGTGTAGTTTCAATTGATTTTCCCACTTCCAATTTAAACAATCGAAAATAA